The Halostagnicola kamekurae sequence GGTCCCACCGCTGGTCGTCGGCGACATCCGACTCGAGTACGACAGCGAACGCAGGACCGAGTGAGTCGCGAGATCGGTGGGAGTGTCGGGTCGTTCGAGCGACCGTACAGGACCGAAACGAGCGGGCGAGAGCAGGTGATCGAGACTCCCGAGAACTCGACGACCTCGCACGCGTTCGATTACCCGATTCGACCGCCGGTCAATCGAACGACCCCCAACGCGTGCGTTTCGTGGGCGACCGCGTCTGCGTTTTCTCGAAGAGCGGTATGGGCCTGATTGATGCGCTCGTCTAATCGCCGCGTCGGTTCGGTCTCGTAGCGAAGCTTCGTCGTTGGCGGCGTCGAAAGGACTGTGATCGCGCGGAAGATCGCGTTTACCGGTGGCCCGTACCACCGCTGGCTTCTCGCCGCGTTCACCAGGACGACGTGACCGCCGGATTCGACCAGTCGCGACCAGTCCTCGACCGCACCTGCCGGGTCCGAGAGCATGCCGACGACGAACGTGGCGAGCACCGCATCTATCGGCTCCGAAACCGGCGGCGTCGTCGCGTCTCCGCGGACGACGTGGACGTTGTCGTACCGTTCCGTGAGGTCGCGCGCTCGCTCGAGGACGGGAGCGGTGAAATCGATCCCGACGACGGTGCCCTCGGGGCCGACCGCCGACCGGAGGACGGGGAGGTTCGCCCCCGTACCGCAGCCCATCTCGACGACGGTGTCGCCGGGCTCGAGTCGGCAGGCCTCTACTGCCCGTCGCCGAAGCGCGGCGATCCCCGGCGTTCTGTGCGCCAACAGGTCGTAGAGTCGCATCCATCGTCCGTAGAACGCCTGCGCGTCTCCGGTTCCCGTTTCGGTCATCGGTGGTTCAGATAGCAGGTGGGTCGCCGCCCTTAAAGTAACGAGCGAACCGTGTCAGCGACTGATTCCGCGTCCGGGCCGAGCACGTACGTGATCGGTTCGATCCCCATCCCGCCGGTCTGGTAGAGGACAGTCGCGTCCGGCTGGGACTCGATGGCCGCTCCGACGCTCGAGGTCACGTCGCTCGACTCGTCGAACTCCGCGGTGACGTGACCCTGATCGGCGAGCGTGTCGACGAGCTGCCGATCGTACTTGATGTTCGCCGCCGCGGACGCGTCCGCCCCGTGTCGGCGCGCCGCGAGCAACACGGACGCGACGTGTTCGGAGACGCCGAACTCCGGACCGCCGGGGACCGTCGCCTTCCCCTTCACGTCGAAGATACGCCCCGGAACCCCCGCGACGTCGTCGACTCCCGCCGCGTCGGGCGTACAGGCGACGAGGTTCGACCCGACCGCGGGGATCAGCCCCGCGAACCCGCTCGCGTTCTCGAGAACCCGAAGTCCCCGCCGGAGCGAAGAGAGCACGCGCTCGCCCGCCCGAAGGTCGCTTTCGGGATCGTGGACCCGAAAGCTGGATTCGTACTCCGCAAGTTCCGGAACCGCTTCCTCGTGCAGTGCGGTCAAGACGTCTCCGCCGCCTTCGAGGTCTCGAATCAGGATCTCGAGTTCGATGAGCGCCTGGACCGGCGTCGTATCGCCCGTGGCCAGCCCCGCGCCGAGTTCCGCCACGAGCGATTCGACGCGCGGGTCGTCGGCGATCCGGCGGTTGATCGTCACGTCCCCGTGGGCGTACTTCGAGACCGCGCTCTGGCTGATTCCGAGCACCGCCGCGACCTCGCTCTGGGTGAGATCGCGCTCGCGAAGCTCGCCGGCTAGCATCGACCGAACCGTTGGGAGAAACTCCTCGACGACGATTTCTTCGACGAATTTCATTCGTTGGCCCGACGTAGGAACCCCGCCGGGATAACTGTGGCTCACCGTCGGTGGAGTTCGTTCGTCGTCGATGAGGGCGGTTCGCCGACGGGTCTCAGTCGCTGCGCTCGAGTTGGTCGCCGCCGAACTCGTCGTCGCTTTGGATCCGGGAGGCCTGCGGGCCGTCCTGATCTTGGTACTTCGAGCCCCGGTCGCTTCCGTACGGCCTGTCCGCGGGGGTTTTGAGCTCCGTGAACGTCAACTGGGAGATCCGCATTCCGGGGGTCAGCGCGACCGGTGCGGAGCCGAGATTCGAAAGCTCGAGGGTGATCTGACCCCGATAGCCCGGATCGCACAGCCCCGCGGTCGCGTGGACGACGACGGCGAGACGACCCAGCGAGGAGCGGCCCTCGACGTGCGCGATGAGGTCCGCGGGAATCTCGACGCGCTCGTGTGTCGTCCCCAGCACGAAGTCCCCGGGATGGAGGATGAAATCGTCGTCGTCCTCGACGACCGTTTCAGTCACGTACTCGTCGACCTCCCGCTCGGAAGTGGGGTGGATACAGGGGATGTTCGTCCGCTGGAACTCGAGGAACTCCCGACCGAGCCGGAGGTCGACGCTCGCCGGTTGGATCTGGAGTTCGTAGTCGTCGAGCGGGTCGATCACGAGATCGCCCTCCTCGAGGCGCTCGAGGATGTCCGCGTCGGAAAGGATCATGTGCGAGCACTCGCGTTGCGGAACTTAAAAGCCACTGACCTGCGCGGAAACTTCCTCGAGGAGTGAGACGACGGTTGAGGGTCCGAGGATGAGAACGGCGATACGGGCGATTACAGTGCGTCTTCGATAGCCGATTCGATCGGGTCGTAGGTCGGGTCCTCGACTTGCTCGCCGTCGACGATGACCGTCGGTGTGGCTTTGATGCCCGCGTTCTTGGCCCGTTCGCGTTCGGTCTCGAGTTCGCCTCGATAGGCGCCGTCTTCGGTATCGGTGACCACCTTTTCGCCGTCGACGCCAGCGTCGTTCGCGGTCGATTCGATCACGTCGAGCGAGTATCCGTCGGTGAACTCGGCGTAAATATTCTCTTCGAACTGCCAGAACGCCTCGTCGCCGCCCTGATCCTGCACGGAACGCGCGGCGCTTGCGATCTCCCAAGACCAATCGGGGTTGGCTGGGATCGGGAAGTCGTGGAACTCGTATCGGATCTCTCCGGGATCGATATACGACTCCTTGAGGCGCGGATACACGTTCAACTCGTCCTCGAGCGTGTACCTCGCGCACGCGCCACAGCCGAAGTCCTTGAACACCATGACGGTCACGTCTGCCTCCGGATCACCCGCGACGGGAACCGGAAGCGCGGGCTCGCCCTCGAGTTCGAACTCGCCGCCGTTTCCGCTGTTCGAGTTGAGACAACCCGCGACGGCGACGCCCGCCCCGGCGAGAGCCGTTGCCGCGAACTTCCGGCGTGAGATATCCATATGCTTGCTAGCGACCGCGGGGTGAAATATGTAGTGACAGCGGTATCCCGTCGCCGTTTGTTACCACGATCGCGCGAGTCGACTCGCGGCTGATCGCCGCGCCTATATCGGTCCCGCTCGAGTCTTCGAGCATGAAACAGGCCATCGTCGCGCGAACCGATATCGGGATGGGCCAGGGCAAGCTCGCCGCCCAGGTCGCACACGCCTCCCTCTCGGCCTACGAGAAGGCCGACAAGCGGACCCAGCGGGAGTGGAAAAACGGCGGCCAGAAGAAGATCGTCCTGAAGGGAAGCAGCGAACGCGAACTACACGAACTCTCCGAAATCGCAGACCACAAGGGGATCGCTCAGTCGCTCATCCGCGACGCCGGACACACGCAGCTCGAGCCGGGGACCGTCACCGCGCTGGCCGTCGGTCCCGCAGAAGAAGACCTCGTCGATCGCGTGACGGGCGAACTGCCGCTGTTTTGAGCGCCGTTCGGGGCTCAACTCGAGGTCGCGGTCTCAGTCGAGATCGAAGAGCGCGCCGGGCGCGTCGACGTCGATCGATGCGACCCGACAGACGTCCCACAGCGTCGCCCCGTTGCTCGTCACGACGGGAACGCCGAGTTCGGCCTCGAGCCGATCGACCGCGGCGAGCGATCGGTAGTTCGTACACGAGACGAACAGGCCGTCGAGCGAGCGCCCGTCGGCCATCGCCATCGCCTGTTCGTAGGCGTCGTCGGGTTCGAGCGCGCCGATAGCGGTGTTCGCCTCGATTCCGCGACCGTCGATGGCGACGACGTCGAAGCCCGCGTCCTCGAGAAATTCCGCTTCGCGTTCGTCGAGGGCTTCGGTGTACGGCGTCACCACGCCGACGCGCTCGACGGCGAGTTCGTCGAGCGCTCTGACGACGGATCGAGCCGTCGCGACCGCGGGGACGCCCGCGGCGTCCTCGAGGCGCTCCTCGAGTTCCGCGTCGAAGCCGGGGCCGTGGAGCAAGCTCCCCGTGGTACAGGCGTAGGCGACAGCGTCCACGTCGGCGTGTGCGAGCAGCCTTCCGCCGCGAACCGCGTCGTCGCTCATCGCGTCGAGTTCGTCGACGGTGACCGACTCGAGGGCCATTCGGGCCGCGTGGATCGTCACGTCACCTTCGGTCGTCCGTTCGAACTCGGGTTCGACCGTCGTGTTCGACGAGGGGACGACCACGCCGATTCGAGCGGGGCCGTCGTCGCGCGCGAGTTCGGTCCCGTCGTCGGATCCATCGATTCGATCGGGACTCGGGTCACTCATCGTCGCTCGCTCCAGACACGCTCTTCTCGTCGGCTCGGTCGCGCTCGAGCGCCGACGGATCGCGACCGTCCGGATCGCCGTGACCGCCGCCGCCGGGAGTTCTGACCGTGACCGTCGTTCCGGCGGGGACGTCGACCGTCGTCTTCGCTGCGACGGAGGTTTCGCCCGCCGAAAGCGACTCGTCGGCGTCTCCCGCCGCGGCGTCCGCGTCCAGTTCGACGCCCTCGGGGAGGTCGAATCCGTCCGGTACCTCGAGGACGTTCCGCCCTCGAGCGCCGTCCTCGCCGTCGGCGACCCCGCTGGGGGCGTACCGCCGCCGTTCCGTCAGCAGCGAAACGGTAGCCTCGGTCTCGACGGTTACCGATCGCTCGAGGCCGAGCCCGCCGCGGAACGTCCCTCGACCGCCGCTTCCGGGCCGGAAGGCGTAGCGTTCGACCCGCATCGGGTACTCGGTCTCCATCGACTCGATGGGCGTGTTGAGCGTGTTCGTCATGCCGACCTGTACGCCGTCCATCCCGTCCGCGCCGGCTCGCGCGCCGAAGCCGCCGCCGATGGTTTCGTAGTAGGTAAAGGAGCCGTCTCGAGCGCCGATGGTCAGGTTGTTCATCGTCCCCTGCCCCTGCGCCGGCACGCGGTCCGGAGTCGCCTTCGCGAGAGCGCTGAAGACCACGTCGGTGACTCGCTGGCTGGTCTCGACGTTGCCGCCCACCACCGCGGCGGGGGACGTGGGGTTGAGCACCGACCCCTCAGGCGCGTCGACCGAAACCGGATCGTAACAGCCTTCGTTCGGTGGAATTTCGGGATCCGTGATACACCGGACGACGAAGTAGACCGCGCTCTTGGCGACGGCCAGCGGCGCGTTGAGGTTGCCGTCGACCTGCGAAGCGGTCCCCGAGAAGTCGACGTCGACGCTCGCGCCGTCGACCGTGACCGTCGTCTCGATCGGAACGTCGTCGTCGGTGATCCCGTCGCCCTCGAGCACGTCCGACGCCTCGTAGACGCCGTCCGGTATCTCCGCGAGTTCGCTCGCGATCCGGTCTCGAGAGTACTCGATGACGGCGTCGAACCCGGCCAGTACGGTCTCCTCACCGTGTTCGTCGATCAGCGACGCGACGCGCGCTTCGGCGCGCTCGTTCGCCGCGAGCTGGGCGCGGAAGTCGGCCTTGCGCTCTCGAGCGTTGCGGACGTTCGAGAGAATGAGCGACTGCACGTCGGATCGGATCTCGCCGCCCTCGACGAGCCTGATTGGGGGCAGCCGGAGCCCCTCCTGGTAGATCTCGCGCGCACCGGCCGGCATGCTACCGGGCGTCATCCCGCCGACGTCGGCGTGGTGGGCCCGAGACACCGCGTAGCCCACGATCTCCGAATCGGGCGCGATCGGCGAGACCATCGTCACGTCTGGCAAGTGCGTCCCGCCGGTGAACGGGTCGTTGAGCACGAACACGTCGCCCGGTTTCGGATCGTGCTCGCGGACGGCCGCGACCGACTCCGGCATCGCGCCGAGGTGGACGGGGATGTGCTCGGCCTGGGCGATCATCCGGCCCTCGGCGTCGAACAGCGCCGTCGAGCAGTCCCGGCGCTCCTTGATGTTCGGCGAGTACGCCCCGCGGATCAGGGTCTGACCCATCTCCTCGGCGGCGCTCTCGAGTTGGTTTCGCAGTACTTCCAGCGTGATCGGATCGATGGGGTCGTCGGTCATCGGTGTGGCTGATTTCGGTGTGCTCATTGGCCCGGTCCTCCGGTCGTCGATTCGGCTCGAGTCATGACGAGCGTCCCGTCCTCGAGGATCTCGCCCGACCACGCGGGCGGGACGACGGTGGTGCTTTCTGCCTGCTCGAGGACCGCGGGACCCTCGATCGGCGCGCCAGGCTCAAGGCTATCGCGCTCGTAGACGCCGGTCTCGCGCGTGCCATGGCCGGGGAAGTGCGCGTCTCTCGTTCCGATTCGAGCCTCGCCGTCGCCGTCGTGGCGGACGAGCGGGTCGGGGCCGTCGACCGTCGCTGTGGCTCGGAGGTTGACGACCTCGATGGTCTCGTCCATCGCGTAGCCGTAGGCCTGTTCGTGAGCGTCGTGGAATCGCTCGGCGACCGCCGCCGGATCGAACCGTTCGCCGACGGAGACTGACAGTTCGAAGCTCTGGCCGGCGTACCGACAGTCCGCGGTTCGTTCGATTCGGGCCGCGTCGGGATCGGAGG is a genomic window containing:
- the dcd gene encoding dCTP deaminase, producing MILSDADILERLEEGDLVIDPLDDYELQIQPASVDLRLGREFLEFQRTNIPCIHPTSEREVDEYVTETVVEDDDDFILHPGDFVLGTTHERVEIPADLIAHVEGRSSLGRLAVVVHATAGLCDPGYRGQITLELSNLGSAPVALTPGMRISQLTFTELKTPADRPYGSDRGSKYQDQDGPQASRIQSDDEFGGDQLERSD
- a CDS encoding hydantoinase B/oxoprolinase family protein, with the translated sequence MSTPKSATPMTDDPIDPITLEVLRNQLESAAEEMGQTLIRGAYSPNIKERRDCSTALFDAEGRMIAQAEHIPVHLGAMPESVAAVREHDPKPGDVFVLNDPFTGGTHLPDVTMVSPIAPDSEIVGYAVSRAHHADVGGMTPGSMPAGAREIYQEGLRLPPIRLVEGGEIRSDVQSLILSNVRNARERKADFRAQLAANERAEARVASLIDEHGEETVLAGFDAVIEYSRDRIASELAEIPDGVYEASDVLEGDGITDDDVPIETTVTVDGASVDVDFSGTASQVDGNLNAPLAVAKSAVYFVVRCITDPEIPPNEGCYDPVSVDAPEGSVLNPTSPAAVVGGNVETSQRVTDVVFSALAKATPDRVPAQGQGTMNNLTIGARDGSFTYYETIGGGFGARAGADGMDGVQVGMTNTLNTPIESMETEYPMRVERYAFRPGSGGRGTFRGGLGLERSVTVETEATVSLLTERRRYAPSGVADGEDGARGRNVLEVPDGFDLPEGVELDADAAAGDADESLSAGETSVAAKTTVDVPAGTTVTVRTPGGGGHGDPDGRDPSALERDRADEKSVSGASDDE
- a CDS encoding DsbA family protein, with the translated sequence MDISRRKFAATALAGAGVAVAGCLNSNSGNGGEFELEGEPALPVPVAGDPEADVTVMVFKDFGCGACARYTLEDELNVYPRLKESYIDPGEIRYEFHDFPIPANPDWSWEIASAARSVQDQGGDEAFWQFEENIYAEFTDGYSLDVIESTANDAGVDGEKVVTDTEDGAYRGELETERERAKNAGIKATPTVIVDGEQVEDPTYDPIESAIEDAL
- a CDS encoding class I SAM-dependent methyltransferase, with the translated sequence MTETGTGDAQAFYGRWMRLYDLLAHRTPGIAALRRRAVEACRLEPGDTVVEMGCGTGANLPVLRSAVGPEGTVVGIDFTAPVLERARDLTERYDNVHVVRGDATTPPVSEPIDAVLATFVVGMLSDPAGAVEDWSRLVESGGHVVLVNAARSQRWYGPPVNAIFRAITVLSTPPTTKLRYETEPTRRLDERINQAHTALRENADAVAHETHALGVVRLTGGRIG
- the pth2 gene encoding peptidyl-tRNA hydrolase Pth2; the encoded protein is MKQAIVARTDIGMGQGKLAAQVAHASLSAYEKADKRTQREWKNGGQKKIVLKGSSERELHELSEIADHKGIAQSLIRDAGHTQLEPGTVTALAVGPAEEDLVDRVTGELPLF
- a CDS encoding thiamine-phosphate synthase family protein is translated as MKFVEEIVVEEFLPTVRSMLAGELRERDLTQSEVAAVLGISQSAVSKYAHGDVTINRRIADDPRVESLVAELGAGLATGDTTPVQALIELEILIRDLEGGGDVLTALHEEAVPELAEYESSFRVHDPESDLRAGERVLSSLRRGLRVLENASGFAGLIPAVGSNLVACTPDAAGVDDVAGVPGRIFDVKGKATVPGGPEFGVSEHVASVLLAARRHGADASAAANIKYDRQLVDTLADQGHVTAEFDESSDVTSSVGAAIESQPDATVLYQTGGMGIEPITYVLGPDAESVADTVRSLL
- a CDS encoding maleate cis-trans isomerase family protein — translated: MSDPSPDRIDGSDDGTELARDDGPARIGVVVPSSNTTVEPEFERTTEGDVTIHAARMALESVTVDELDAMSDDAVRGGRLLAHADVDAVAYACTTGSLLHGPGFDAELEERLEDAAGVPAVATARSVVRALDELAVERVGVVTPYTEALDEREAEFLEDAGFDVVAIDGRGIEANTAIGALEPDDAYEQAMAMADGRSLDGLFVSCTNYRSLAAVDRLEAELGVPVVTSNGATLWDVCRVASIDVDAPGALFDLD